In one Atribacterota bacterium genomic region, the following are encoded:
- a CDS encoding ISLre2 family transposase — translation MKDLSLTITLPSLQVTIAEDELDFQHLEKFVFHLAKIIGQHILTSILQFLDNQLRNQRQRGKLSNCGKRNKYLLTLLGNISYQKHLYRDQEGHYRYLLDETLGLNPNQRMSTHYQKITGLFSFIAGSYRNAQRFLEYCYGDSVSFECIRQQVQSQGSKIQQLEEYAFDQNLDKALKSTSTPVQSDPIYLEVDGTMIHLQKQKKKKAELKLAIIHRGKEKRYLTGKSPAKKLKDKLAYAGLGPGNEFMAQVSLLAQDKYQVYDHNLILVGADGATWIKEGAQDYFPNCIYQLCPFHLKRKLIQTLSYNRKTKSEINSLLQEGNIPEALLLLEEEKTKNPQKEDELNQLSTYLTNNSEGINAVDRLKEKGLPVDTMGAIEGNIDKILTNRFKKRGMSWSPSGALNLAKIGQWIINDDWDDFWPIKEEELTLKQINPQEEVHLPKEDKYDRQYSLPVLVGPHQDRSWVKQLKELISIG, via the coding sequence ATGAAAGACTTATCTTTAACTATTACATTACCGTCTCTACAAGTGACTATAGCAGAAGACGAGCTGGATTTCCAGCACCTTGAAAAATTTGTTTTTCACCTAGCTAAAATTATAGGCCAGCACATTCTAACTAGCATATTACAGTTCCTTGACAATCAGTTAAGAAACCAAAGGCAAAGAGGCAAACTTTCCAACTGTGGAAAGCGCAATAAATACCTGTTGACCCTTCTGGGTAATATCAGCTACCAGAAGCATCTCTACCGGGATCAAGAAGGCCATTACCGTTATCTATTGGATGAAACCCTTGGCTTAAACCCCAATCAGCGTATGAGTACCCATTACCAGAAGATCACTGGCCTGTTCTCCTTTATTGCCGGCAGCTACCGTAATGCCCAAAGGTTTCTGGAGTACTGTTACGGGGATTCAGTCAGTTTTGAATGTATCCGCCAGCAGGTACAATCTCAGGGTAGTAAGATTCAACAACTAGAAGAATACGCCTTTGACCAAAATTTAGATAAAGCCCTCAAATCAACCTCTACCCCAGTTCAATCAGATCCCATCTATCTGGAGGTAGACGGTACCATGATTCACCTGCAAAAACAGAAGAAGAAAAAGGCAGAATTAAAACTGGCTATCATCCACAGGGGAAAAGAAAAACGTTATCTCACAGGAAAATCTCCTGCCAAAAAGCTCAAAGATAAATTAGCCTATGCCGGTCTTGGCCCGGGCAATGAATTTATGGCCCAGGTGAGCCTACTTGCCCAAGACAAATACCAGGTGTATGACCATAACCTCATCTTAGTCGGAGCAGATGGTGCTACCTGGATCAAAGAAGGAGCCCAGGATTATTTCCCTAATTGTATCTATCAGCTATGTCCCTTTCACCTAAAACGGAAACTAATCCAGACACTCTCCTATAACCGTAAAACAAAATCTGAGATCAATTCACTCTTACAAGAAGGCAATATTCCAGAGGCACTTCTGTTATTGGAAGAAGAAAAAACTAAGAATCCTCAGAAAGAAGATGAATTAAATCAACTATCAACCTATCTCACCAACAACTCTGAGGGAATCAATGCTGTAGATCGTCTGAAAGAGAAAGGATTACCTGTTGATACCATGGGTGCCATTGAGGGCAATATCGACAAGATCCTTACCAATCGCTTCAAGAAAAGGGGGATGAGCTGGAGCCCTTCCGGAGCACTGAACCTAGCCAAAATAGGACAATGGATCATCAATGATGACTGGGATGACTTCTGGCCTATCAAAGAGGAGGAGCTGACCTTAAAACAAATCAACCCCCAAGAAGAAGTTCACCTGCCCAAAGAGGATAAATATGATAGACAGTATTCTCTTCCGGTATTGGTAGGTCCCCACCAGGATAGGAGCTGGGTGAAACAATTAAAGGAGCTAATTAGTATTGGTTAA